In Gemmatimonadota bacterium, the following are encoded in one genomic region:
- a CDS encoding helix-turn-helix transcriptional regulator yields MGEHIRKVRMDRGLLQREVAEAIGVDLTTVLNWEIRRSEPALRNWPGIIQFLGYVPLKGGTSLADRLKVLRQLTGRSQARLADTLAVDESTLRGWEHGNHFPNPCNLKRLEGLFTTIGFEPRNDGG; encoded by the coding sequence GTGGGAGAGCACATCCGGAAGGTCCGGATGGACCGGGGACTCCTACAGCGAGAGGTCGCCGAGGCGATCGGAGTGGATCTCACAACGGTCCTGAACTGGGAGATCCGAAGATCTGAGCCGGCCCTACGGAACTGGCCAGGGATCATTCAGTTTCTCGGATATGTGCCCCTGAAAGGAGGTACGTCCCTTGCCGACCGGCTGAAGGTCCTTCGCCAATTGACCGGTCGTTCTCAGGCCAGGTTGGCAGACACCCTCGCAGTCGACGAGTCCACCCTCCGTGGCTGGGAGCACGGCAATCACTTTCCCAACCCTTGCAACCTGAAGCGGCTCGAGGGTCTATTTACCACCATCGGCTTCGAGCCACGAAATGACGGCGGCTAG